A genomic window from Solanum dulcamara chromosome 11, daSolDulc1.2, whole genome shotgun sequence includes:
- the LOC129875086 gene encoding uncharacterized protein LOC129875086 has translation MGGCVSTPATTIRVRKKHHRRHRKYHRKNSNSGLIGTRKRNSDARVTDIAVSEFVHTTTTTCRTSEVSNSTFHLTQLQWQHSQIDGNVLCQEEAWFDSHSIFESDSDDDFSSVHGDIFPSISSGQVVQYETSSCFMDSKLKYKEYHEKYLKIDGLSKDGVQDPNGLAVATAQDYELPSLGKGEDFGTKKKKNLDRAYASFKSVKKEILQMQEKTQETVFKSVLPKLVNTLSFNDKIINGPNSAPHSQVKKSTIIRLSMKRTSVDGEENEFCSSRKYLRRPRAGLLIPCCTEEKYFAGSWSKIEPSNFKLRGDSYFKDKRKAPATNVSPYTPIGVDLFVCPRKINHIAQHIELPSVKGDGRIPPLLIVNIQLPTYPAPMFVGDADGEGLSLVVHFKLSETFEEDISPQFQDSIKRFIEDDMEKVKGFAKESIVPFRERLKIMVGLVNPDEIVASATERKLLNAYNEKPVLSRPQHNFYQGPNYLEVDLDIHRFSYIARKGLDAFRERLRHGILDFGLTIQAQKPEELPEKVLGCVRLNKIDFVDHGQIPTLVRVEEDSCPE, from the exons ATGGGTGGTTGTGTATCAACTCCAGCAACCACAATCAGGGTAAGGAAGAAACACCATCGTCGCCACAGAAAATACCATAGAAAGAATTCAAACTCAGGTCTAATAGGAACCAGGAAAAGAAACAGCGATGCACGGGTGACAGACATTGCTGTTAGTGAGTTTGTTCATACAACTACAACAACCTGCAGAACTTCTGAGGTCTCCAATTCCACATTTCATCTTACTCAGTTGCAGTGGCAGCATAGTCAAATAGATGGAAACG TTCTTTGCCAAGAAGAAGCATGGTTTGACTCGCACAGCATTTTTGAGTCCGACTCAGATGATGACTTTAGTAGTGTTCATGGAG ATATTTTCCCCAGCATTTCAAGTGGACAAGTAGTTCAGTATGAAACTTCATCATGCTTTATGGATAGCAAACTCAAGTACAAAGAATACCATGAGAAATATCTCAAGATAGACGGCTTGAGCAAAGATGGAGTTCAGGATCCAAATGGACTTGCAGTTGCAACTGCTCAGGATTATGAACTTCCATCCCTTGGGAAGGGTGAAGATTTTGGcaccaaaaagaagaaaaacttgGATCGTGCGTATGCAAGCTTTAAAAGTGTAAAAAAGGAGATATTACAGATGCAGGAGAAAACTCAGGAAACTGTTTTCAAGTCTGTTTTACCGAAGCTGGTAAATACCTTGAGTTTCAATGACAAAATCATAAATGGACCAAATTCAGCTCCACATTCTCAAGTAAAGAAGTCAACTATTATAAGGCTTTCTATGAAGAGGACATCTGTTGATggagaagaaaatgaatttt GTTCTTCAAGAAAGTATCTTCGTCGCCCTAGGGCTGGGCTTTTAATTCCTTGTTGCacagaagaaaaatattttgcaGGAAGTTGGTCAAAGATTGAGCCCTCGAACTTTAAGCTCCGTGGTGATAGTTATTTCAA AGATAAGAGGAAAGCCCCTGCTACTAATGTGTCTCCTTATACTCCAATTGGGGTCGACTTATTTGTTTGCCCAAGAAAGATCAATCATATAGCACAACACATTGAGCTTCCTTCTGTAAAAGGAGATGGAAGAATACCACCATTACTAATTGTTAACATTCAG TTGCCCACTTATCCTGCTCCAATGTTCGTTGGTGATGCTGATGGAGAAGGCTTGAGCCTTGTAGTACATTTCAAACTTTCTGAAACTTTTGAGGAGGACATCTCTCCGCAGTTTCAGGACTCCATCAAG AGATTCATTGAGGATGACATGGAAAAGGTGAAAGGATTTGCAAAAGAATCAATTGTTCCTTTCAGAGAGAGATTGAAGATTATGGTTGGGTTGGTTAATCCAGATGAAATTGTTGCAAGTGCAACTGAAAGGAAGCTTTTGAACGCTTACAATGAAAAGCCTGTGCTTTCCCGCCCTCAACACAACTTTTATCAG GGCCCGAATTACCTTGAAGTTGATCTTGACATTCATCGCTTCAGCTACATAGCAAGAAAGGGGCTCGATGCTTTTAGAGAACGTTTACGACATGGAATACTTGATTTTGGTCTAACAATTCAG GCTCAGAAGCCAGAGGAGCTGCCAGAGAAAGTGCTTGGTTGTGTTAGATTGAACAAGATTGATTTTGTTGATCATGGACAAATACCCACCCTTGTGAGAGTTGAGGAAGATTCGTGTCCAGAATAA
- the LOC129874759 gene encoding uncharacterized protein LOC129874759 → MEACFVTSKPFSEKLFPLLGSRISYSTRRRLFVSQFHQPKKVGIPFSVTCCQANSPLPSPSPQDEERPFAETDWRSFRARLVAGERASRSEDPSSVVNPDTVDDLPPPPAVTIGSKWAHTIHEPEKGCLLIATEKLEGVHIFERTVVLLLSMGPIGPMGLILNRPSLMSIKEMRSSVLDISGTFANRPLFFGGPLEDGLFLVSPNEGGEDGLGKSGVFDEVMKGLYYGTKESVGCASEMVKRDVVGLDNFRFFDGYCAWEKDQLRDEIKAGYWTVAACSPSVIGLSDVGSVGLWDEVLGLMTHKKVW, encoded by the exons ATGGAAGCTTGCTTTGTCACTTCAAAGCCCTTCTCAGAGAAACTCTTCCCTTTGTTAGGATCAAGAATTTCTTATTCTACTAGAAGGAGGTTATTTGTTAGTCAATTTCATCAGCCAAAAAAAGTTGGCATTCCTTTTTCAGTGACAT GTTGCCAGGCAAACTCACCATTGCCATCACCTTCACCTCAAGATGAAGAAAGACCTTTTGCTGAAACCGATTGGCGATCATTTCGAGCAAGATTAGTCGCCGGAGAACGAGCTTCCCGGTCGGAAGATCCTTCCTCCGTCGTCAATCCCGACACCGTCGACGATCTTCCACCGCCTCCGGCCGTCACAATCGGTAGCAAATGGGCCCACACCATTCACGAACCCGAAAAAGGTTGCTTACTCATTGCTACCGAAAAGCTCGAAGGCGTCCACATATTTGAGCGGACTGTAGTTCTCTTGTTGTCAATGGGCCCAATAGGCCCAATGGGCTTAATTCTTAACAGGCCTTCGCTTATGTCAATAAAGGAAATGAGATCTTCTGTATTGGACATATCCGGTACATTTGCGAATAGGCCGTTATTCTTTGGTGGGCCTTTAGAAGATGGGCTTTTTTTAGTGAGCCCAAATGAAGGAGGTGAAGATGGGCTTGGGAAAAGTGGAGTTTTTGATGAAGTCATGAAAGGTTTGTATTATGGTACAAAAGAAAGTGTGGGTTGTGCTTCTGAAATGGTGAAAAGAGATGTAGTTGGGCTTGATAATTTTAGGTTCTTTGATGGGTATTGTGCATGGGAAAAAGATCAATTAAGGGATGAGATTAAAGCTGGTTATTGGACTGTAGCAGCTTGTAGCCCAAGTGTAATTGGGCTTTCTGATGTGGGAAGTGTTGGGCTTTGGGATGAAGTTCTTGGGCTTATGACCCATAAGAAAGTTTGGTGA
- the LOC129873080 gene encoding probable galacturonosyltransferase 13 isoform X1, giving the protein MQLHFSPSMRSITISNSNGGVGDLMKIKVASRQFSYRRLFHTILVLAFLLPFIFILTAVVTLEGVNKCSSFDCLGRRLGPKLLGRSDGSGQKLVKDFVKILNQVNSEEVPASLKLPESYSQLVSEVKNNKHSTKEFALMLKGMMERSEREIRESKFAELTNKHFAASAVPKGIHCLSLRLTDEYSTNAHARKQLPSPELLPLLSDNSLHHFVLSTDNILAASVVVNSGVQSSLKPEKIVFHVITDKKTYAGMHSWFALNPVSPAIVEVKGIHQFDWLTRENVPVLEAVESHYGIRKYYHGNHIAGANLSDITPRSFASKLQARSPKYISLLNHIRVYLPELFPNLDKVVFLDDDIVIQRDLSPLWDIDLNGKVNGAVETCKGEDKWVMSKRFRNYFNFSHPLIAKNLNPDECAWAYGMNIFDLRAWRKTSIRDSYHSWLKENLKSNLTMWKLGTLPPALIAFKGHVHPIDPSWHMLGLGYQNKTNIENVEKAAVIHYNGQSKPWLEIGFEHLRPFWTKFVNGTNDFIRNCHILE; this is encoded by the exons ATGCAGCTGCACTTCTCACCTAGCATGAGAAGTATAACAATATCGAATAGCAATGGAGGGGTAGGTGATTTGATGAAGATCAAGGTCGCATCTCGCCAATTCTCTTACCGAAGACTCTTTCACACCATACTTGTCCTAGCTTTTTTGTTGCCATTTATCTTCATTCTCACTGCTGTTGTTACCCTTGAAGGCGTCAACAAGTGCTCCTCATTTG ATTGTTTAGGCAGACGATTGGGACCAAAGCTCCTTGGGCGATCTGATGGTTCAGGG CAGAAGCTTGTTAAGGATTTTGTTAAGATCCTCAATCAAGTGAACTCTGAGGAAGTGCCTGCTAGCTTGAAGCTCCCAGAGTCATATAGTCAACTGGTTTCTGAAGTAAAAAACAACAAGCACAGCACAAAAGAATTTGCGTTGATGTTGAAGGGAATG ATGGAGAGATCTGAAAGGGAGATCAGGGAATCAAAATTTGCAGAGTTAACGAATAAACATTTTGCAGCAAGTGCAGTTCCAAAAGGCATTCACTGTCTTTCACTGCGGTTGACTGATGAATACTCGACCAATGCTCATGCGCGCAAACAGTTGCCTTCACCAGAATTACTTCCTTTGCTTTCTGACAACTCATTGCACCATTTTGTACTGTCAACTGATAACATCCTAGCTGCGTCAGTTGTCGTCAATTCTGGCGTGCAGTCATCTCTAAAGCCTGAAAAGATTGTTTTCCATGTCATCACTGATAAGAAAACCTATGCAGGCATGCATTCATGGTTTGCTCTGAATCCTGTATCTCCTGCTATTGTGGAAGTTAAAGGTATTCATCAGTTTGACTGGTTGACAAGAGAAAATGTTCCAGTGCTTGAAGCAGTTGAGAGCCATTATGGGATTCGAAAATACTACCATGGAAATCATATTGCAGGTGCCAATCTCAGTGATATTACTCCACGCTCTTTTGCCTCAAAATTACAGGCTAGAAGTCCAAAATACATTTCCTTGCTAAATCATATCCGCGTATATTTGCCAGAG CTCTTCCCAAACCTTGATAAAGTGGTTTTCTTAGACGATGATATTGTAATTCAGCGTGACCTATCTCCCTTGTGGGACATTGATCTGAATGGTAAGGTGAATGGAGCTGTTGAGACCTGTAAAGGTGAAGATAAGTGGGTGATGTCTAAGCGATTCAGAAATTACTTCAATTTTTCTCATCCTCTCATTGCAAAGAATTTGAACCCCGACGAGTGTGCATGGGCTTATGGGATGAATATCTTTGACTTGCGTGCATGGAGAAAGACAAGTATAAGGGATAGTTATCATTCGTGGCTTAAAGAG AATCTGAAGTCAAACTTGACAATGTGGAAACTTGGGACACTGCCTCCTGCTTTGATTGCATTCAAAGGTCATGTTCATCCAATTGACCCGTCGTGGCACATGCTTGGTTTGGGCTATCAGAATAAGACCAATATTGAGAATGTGGAGAAGGCTGCTGTAATTCATTACAATGGCCAATCGAAGCCTTGGCTTGAAATAGGCTTTGAGCATCTCCGTCCTTTTTGGACCAAGTTTGTTAACGGCACCAATGATTTTATTAGGAATTGCCATATATTGGAGTAG
- the LOC129873080 gene encoding probable galacturonosyltransferase 13 isoform X2 has translation MQLHFSPSMRSITISNSNGGVGDLMKIKVASRQFSYRRLFHTILVLAFLLPFIFILTAVVTLEGVNKCSSFDCLGRRLGPKLLGRSDGSGKLVKDFVKILNQVNSEEVPASLKLPESYSQLVSEVKNNKHSTKEFALMLKGMMERSEREIRESKFAELTNKHFAASAVPKGIHCLSLRLTDEYSTNAHARKQLPSPELLPLLSDNSLHHFVLSTDNILAASVVVNSGVQSSLKPEKIVFHVITDKKTYAGMHSWFALNPVSPAIVEVKGIHQFDWLTRENVPVLEAVESHYGIRKYYHGNHIAGANLSDITPRSFASKLQARSPKYISLLNHIRVYLPELFPNLDKVVFLDDDIVIQRDLSPLWDIDLNGKVNGAVETCKGEDKWVMSKRFRNYFNFSHPLIAKNLNPDECAWAYGMNIFDLRAWRKTSIRDSYHSWLKENLKSNLTMWKLGTLPPALIAFKGHVHPIDPSWHMLGLGYQNKTNIENVEKAAVIHYNGQSKPWLEIGFEHLRPFWTKFVNGTNDFIRNCHILE, from the exons ATGCAGCTGCACTTCTCACCTAGCATGAGAAGTATAACAATATCGAATAGCAATGGAGGGGTAGGTGATTTGATGAAGATCAAGGTCGCATCTCGCCAATTCTCTTACCGAAGACTCTTTCACACCATACTTGTCCTAGCTTTTTTGTTGCCATTTATCTTCATTCTCACTGCTGTTGTTACCCTTGAAGGCGTCAACAAGTGCTCCTCATTTG ATTGTTTAGGCAGACGATTGGGACCAAAGCTCCTTGGGCGATCTGATGGTTCAGGG AAGCTTGTTAAGGATTTTGTTAAGATCCTCAATCAAGTGAACTCTGAGGAAGTGCCTGCTAGCTTGAAGCTCCCAGAGTCATATAGTCAACTGGTTTCTGAAGTAAAAAACAACAAGCACAGCACAAAAGAATTTGCGTTGATGTTGAAGGGAATG ATGGAGAGATCTGAAAGGGAGATCAGGGAATCAAAATTTGCAGAGTTAACGAATAAACATTTTGCAGCAAGTGCAGTTCCAAAAGGCATTCACTGTCTTTCACTGCGGTTGACTGATGAATACTCGACCAATGCTCATGCGCGCAAACAGTTGCCTTCACCAGAATTACTTCCTTTGCTTTCTGACAACTCATTGCACCATTTTGTACTGTCAACTGATAACATCCTAGCTGCGTCAGTTGTCGTCAATTCTGGCGTGCAGTCATCTCTAAAGCCTGAAAAGATTGTTTTCCATGTCATCACTGATAAGAAAACCTATGCAGGCATGCATTCATGGTTTGCTCTGAATCCTGTATCTCCTGCTATTGTGGAAGTTAAAGGTATTCATCAGTTTGACTGGTTGACAAGAGAAAATGTTCCAGTGCTTGAAGCAGTTGAGAGCCATTATGGGATTCGAAAATACTACCATGGAAATCATATTGCAGGTGCCAATCTCAGTGATATTACTCCACGCTCTTTTGCCTCAAAATTACAGGCTAGAAGTCCAAAATACATTTCCTTGCTAAATCATATCCGCGTATATTTGCCAGAG CTCTTCCCAAACCTTGATAAAGTGGTTTTCTTAGACGATGATATTGTAATTCAGCGTGACCTATCTCCCTTGTGGGACATTGATCTGAATGGTAAGGTGAATGGAGCTGTTGAGACCTGTAAAGGTGAAGATAAGTGGGTGATGTCTAAGCGATTCAGAAATTACTTCAATTTTTCTCATCCTCTCATTGCAAAGAATTTGAACCCCGACGAGTGTGCATGGGCTTATGGGATGAATATCTTTGACTTGCGTGCATGGAGAAAGACAAGTATAAGGGATAGTTATCATTCGTGGCTTAAAGAG AATCTGAAGTCAAACTTGACAATGTGGAAACTTGGGACACTGCCTCCTGCTTTGATTGCATTCAAAGGTCATGTTCATCCAATTGACCCGTCGTGGCACATGCTTGGTTTGGGCTATCAGAATAAGACCAATATTGAGAATGTGGAGAAGGCTGCTGTAATTCATTACAATGGCCAATCGAAGCCTTGGCTTGAAATAGGCTTTGAGCATCTCCGTCCTTTTTGGACCAAGTTTGTTAACGGCACCAATGATTTTATTAGGAATTGCCATATATTGGAGTAG